DNA from Deltaproteobacteria bacterium PRO3:
CGGTCCGCCGCGCCGGTCGTCGACCAAGGTCCGCCGCTGCCCCCGCCGGACCCGGTGGTGGCCCAGGCGATGGAAATTTTGAACGCTACCCTTCAAGAGGTGAAAACCCATGGACATGAATAAGCTGATGAAGCAGGCCCAGAAGATGCAGCGCGAGATGGCGCAGAAGCAGGAGGCGCTGGCGCAGCGGGTCTTCGAGGCCAGCAGCGGCGGCGGCATGGTCACCGCCAAGATCAACGGCAAGCAGGAATTGCTCGAGCTCAAGATCGAGCCCGACGTGGTCGACAAGAGCGACATCCCCATGCTGCAAGACCTGATCGTCGCCGCCGTCAACGAGGCCCACCGCCGCGCGGCGGAGGAGATGCAAAAAGAGATGTCCTCGCTGATGGGCGGCATGGGCCTGCCGGGGATGTTTTAATTCGAAGAGGACCCCGTGCCCCACACGGGCGTTGGTAGAAATTGGCCTCACCCATCGACAGATTGGTTCATTATTTAAGCCAACTCCCGGGCATCGGCGAGAAGACGGCGACGCGCCTGACCTTCTTCATCCTGCGGCAGAAGCCCGGCTACGCGAAGGAGCTCTCGGCC
Protein-coding regions in this window:
- a CDS encoding YbaB/EbfC family nucleoid-associated protein; translated protein: MDMNKLMKQAQKMQREMAQKQEALAQRVFEASSGGGMVTAKINGKQELLELKIEPDVVDKSDIPMLQDLIVAAVNEAHRRAAEEMQKEMSSLMGGMGLPGMF